A window of the Streptomyces sp. NBC_00250 genome harbors these coding sequences:
- a CDS encoding DedA family protein: MNLLDSLGSLRSLTAGPWIYPVVATSILLDVFLPVLPSGFLVITAATAAASATAATPDVPSLIPLLLCAATASVLGDFLAYRLALRGGARLDRTIARSRRLSMAQERLGTALARGGGLLVVLARFAPAGRSVVSLGAGAAKRRVEEFLPWSALAGITWASYSVGLGWLGGQWLGATWFSAGVSTLALFLVGGLAAYLIRRPPEAPAPAS; the protein is encoded by the coding sequence GTGAATCTGCTCGACAGCCTGGGCTCGCTGCGGTCGCTCACCGCCGGTCCATGGATCTACCCGGTGGTGGCGACGTCGATCCTGCTCGACGTCTTCCTGCCCGTGCTGCCGAGCGGCTTCCTGGTGATCACCGCAGCCACGGCGGCGGCATCGGCCACCGCGGCCACCCCCGACGTACCGTCCCTCATCCCGCTGCTCCTGTGCGCGGCCACGGCCTCGGTGCTCGGCGACTTCCTCGCGTACCGGCTGGCCCTGCGGGGCGGCGCCCGCCTGGACCGTACGATCGCCCGGTCGAGGCGCCTGTCCATGGCGCAGGAACGTCTCGGCACCGCACTGGCCCGGGGCGGCGGACTGCTCGTGGTCCTCGCGCGCTTCGCGCCCGCGGGCCGCTCGGTGGTCTCGCTCGGCGCGGGCGCGGCGAAGCGGCGCGTCGAGGAGTTCCTGCCGTGGTCGGCCCTGGCGGGCATCACCTGGGCCTCGTACAGCGTGGGACTCGGCTGGCTCGGCGGACAGTGGCTGGGCGCGACCTGGTTCAGCGCGGGGGTGTCGACCCTCGCGCTCTTCCTGGTCGGCGGGCTCGCCGCCTATCTCATACGGCGTCCGCCTGAGGCTCCCGCGCCTGCCTCCTGA
- a CDS encoding DoxX family protein: protein MVVGLLFACHGAASLFGVLGGAMGGGTVPAGTWPSWYAAVIQLGAGGLVLAGLGTRSAAFLASGSMAYAYFKVHQPESLFPLQNGGETAALFCWAFALLVFTGPGALALDRLFGSRVGAGSTTRRTSEEQAAPVTA from the coding sequence ATGGTCGTCGGCCTGCTCTTCGCCTGCCACGGCGCGGCCTCGCTCTTCGGAGTCCTCGGCGGCGCGATGGGCGGCGGCACGGTCCCGGCCGGCACCTGGCCGAGCTGGTACGCGGCCGTGATCCAGCTCGGCGCCGGTGGCCTGGTCCTGGCGGGTCTGGGCACCCGGAGCGCCGCGTTCCTCGCCTCGGGCTCGATGGCGTACGCGTACTTCAAGGTCCACCAGCCGGAGTCCCTCTTCCCGCTGCAGAACGGCGGCGAGACCGCGGCCCTGTTCTGCTGGGCCTTCGCACTGCTCGTCTTCACCGGCCCGGGCGCGCTCGCTCTCGACCGGCTCTTCGGCAGCCGGGTCGGCGCGGGCTCCACGACCCGCAGGACGAGCGAGGAGCAGGCCGCCCCGGTCACGGCCTGA
- a CDS encoding GntR family transcriptional regulator translates to MTDQDSARRPKYQRIADELRTAIQSGAFAPGDRLPGENDLMTTYAVARMTARQALSVLRTEGLAEARKGAGVFVRVFRPLRRRGIPRLSGEQWGNGRSVWSADVEDRELVVDQIEVGETEAGARVAGALNLTPGAPVCVRSRRFVLDAKPVLLSVSYLSAELVRGTPIAEPDTGPGGTYARLTELGHRPVRFREEIRCRMPTADESDRLALEFGTPVVLIGRTAFTGPGMAVELNEMTLDSSSYVLEYDFDA, encoded by the coding sequence GTGACTGACCAGGACAGCGCTCGTCGGCCCAAGTACCAGCGCATCGCCGACGAGTTGAGAACCGCGATCCAGTCAGGCGCCTTCGCGCCGGGTGACCGGCTCCCCGGCGAGAACGACCTCATGACGACCTACGCCGTGGCCCGGATGACGGCCCGCCAGGCCCTCTCCGTGCTGCGCACCGAGGGGCTCGCCGAGGCCCGCAAGGGCGCCGGGGTCTTCGTCCGCGTCTTCCGCCCGTTGCGCCGCCGGGGCATCCCGCGCCTGTCGGGCGAGCAGTGGGGCAACGGTCGTTCGGTCTGGTCGGCGGACGTGGAGGACCGGGAGCTGGTGGTCGACCAGATCGAGGTCGGCGAGACGGAGGCCGGCGCGCGGGTGGCCGGTGCGCTGAACCTGACGCCGGGCGCACCCGTGTGCGTCCGCAGCCGCCGGTTCGTGCTCGACGCGAAGCCGGTGCTGCTCTCGGTCTCGTACCTCTCGGCGGAGCTGGTCCGCGGTACGCCGATCGCCGAGCCGGACACGGGGCCGGGCGGGACCTACGCCCGGCTGACCGAGCTGGGCCACCGGCCGGTGCGGTTCCGCGAGGAGATCCGCTGCCGGATGCCGACGGCGGACGAGTCGGACCGGCTGGCCCTGGAGTTCGGGACGCCGGTGGTCCTCATCGGTCGTACGGCGTTCACCGGGCCGGGGATGGCGGTGGAGCTCAACGAGATGACGCTGGACTCGTCGTCGTACGTCCTGGAGTACGACTTCGACGCGTGA
- the fxsT gene encoding FxSxx-COOH system tetratricopeptide repeat protein has protein sequence MTTNDPLTPSKATASGDRAIAAGRIGVAISGDGANVVTLPPDAIDWAMNVAAPTGLGNLPAPATGVFLGREDELLQLRRLLTGRREAAVTQTHAIHGLGGIGKSALALHYAHRYRAEYTLVWWITAESPDQISAELAALALRLCPQWAASAQLEERTAWAIQWLQWHPGWLLIFDNVEDPRDLRRYLGALPNGHHVATSRRATGWHSIAPTLPLGLLDQVAAADLLCAIALEGRAPSNEQRRQAEGLARDLGYLPLALEQAGAYLQQTGIAINVYRQKLGLLLDRAPDSVDPERTIARIWDQTLATLTIRNPFAVTVLNTLAWLAPEGISRTILSHISPDPLALDEALGMLHAYSMIAFSSPGELAIHRLVQTVLRNAALTEQGSPAGRGEAEQVVAQVLYPDGAEEAAPENHWIPHIDHVSALAASSPINHNSDLPPDFYEPVMTYLYEQGQDARAIPLREATVAQCERLLGDTHPSTLASRSNLAYAYQAAGDLHRAIKLYETTLDQRKRAMRATHPDTLVTCNNLAGAYAAAGDWRRAMPLFEATLAQREQVLGETHPDTLTSRNNLAYAYEAVGDLRHAIPLFETTLAQHEQALGDTHRQTLYSRNNLAHAYESAGDLARATALYETNLVDRERILGDMHPETLQGRNHLARAYQKAGDLARAILIFEATLAQREQVLGETHPDTLISRNNLAFAYQEVGDFTRAIPMLKATLAEREQILGENHPETLNSRNNLAFAYQGAGNIELSIPLYEATFTQREQVLGETHPDTLTSRNNLASAYSVGDPLRAASLLEMTVNQSRQILGDNHPSTLTSQHNLAHAYDSAGDFERAIPVYEATLAQREKALGESHPDTLTTRHNLAGALFAAGDLNRAVPLLELTLTQCQQVLGDSHPNTLILHHNLTQAYKAVFAARGLFVEIEPVAREE, from the coding sequence GTGACCACCAACGACCCGCTGACGCCCTCGAAGGCAACCGCCTCAGGAGACCGAGCGATCGCGGCAGGCAGGATCGGAGTGGCAATCTCCGGGGATGGCGCCAACGTAGTGACGCTGCCTCCTGACGCAATCGACTGGGCTATGAATGTTGCCGCACCAACCGGACTGGGGAATCTCCCCGCGCCAGCAACAGGGGTGTTCCTGGGCAGGGAAGACGAGTTGCTGCAGTTACGGCGACTGCTGACGGGTCGGCGCGAGGCCGCGGTGACACAGACGCATGCCATTCACGGCCTGGGAGGCATCGGCAAATCCGCACTGGCGCTGCATTACGCCCACCGCTACCGTGCGGAGTACACCCTCGTCTGGTGGATCACTGCAGAGTCACCTGATCAAATCAGCGCAGAGTTGGCCGCCCTCGCCCTACGCCTGTGTCCGCAGTGGGCGGCATCCGCCCAACTGGAAGAACGAACCGCCTGGGCGATCCAATGGCTGCAGTGGCACCCCGGATGGCTTCTGATCTTCGACAACGTCGAAGATCCTCGGGATCTGCGCCGGTATCTGGGAGCTTTGCCCAATGGGCACCATGTCGCCACCAGCCGCAGAGCCACTGGATGGCACTCCATCGCCCCGACCCTGCCACTGGGGCTGCTCGACCAAGTCGCCGCTGCCGACCTACTGTGCGCGATCGCGCTCGAAGGCCGCGCTCCATCCAATGAACAGCGCCGCCAGGCCGAAGGGCTGGCTCGTGATCTGGGCTACCTGCCCTTGGCCCTGGAACAGGCTGGCGCGTATCTCCAGCAGACCGGCATTGCCATAAACGTTTATCGACAGAAGCTTGGGCTGCTGCTAGACCGCGCTCCTGACAGCGTCGACCCCGAACGCACGATCGCGCGCATTTGGGATCAGACGCTTGCCACATTGACCATCCGCAACCCATTTGCCGTCACCGTGCTGAACACGCTTGCTTGGCTCGCTCCCGAAGGCATCTCACGCACCATACTGAGCCACATATCACCCGATCCTCTCGCTTTGGATGAGGCGCTGGGCATGCTGCACGCCTACAGCATGATCGCTTTCTCCTCCCCAGGTGAGCTAGCCATCCACCGCTTGGTACAAACTGTGCTGCGCAACGCCGCACTGACGGAGCAGGGTTCGCCTGCAGGGAGAGGTGAGGCTGAGCAAGTCGTGGCACAGGTCCTGTACCCGGACGGAGCCGAGGAAGCGGCACCCGAAAACCACTGGATACCACACATCGACCATGTGTCTGCTCTTGCTGCCAGCAGCCCCATTAACCACAACAGCGACCTACCTCCTGACTTTTACGAGCCTGTGATGACCTACCTGTATGAGCAGGGTCAGGACGCACGCGCAATCCCTCTCCGCGAAGCCACCGTGGCCCAATGCGAACGTCTCCTGGGCGACACGCACCCATCCACACTGGCCAGCCGCAGCAACCTCGCCTATGCCTACCAGGCTGCCGGAGACCTACATCGGGCCATCAAGCTGTACGAAACCACCCTCGATCAGCGCAAGCGCGCTATGCGCGCCACACATCCTGACACCTTGGTCACCTGCAACAACCTCGCCGGCGCATACGCGGCTGCAGGCGACTGGAGGCGCGCCATGCCCCTATTCGAAGCCACCCTCGCTCAGCGCGAGCAGGTCCTCGGTGAAACCCACCCCGACACGTTGACCAGCCGCAACAATCTGGCGTACGCCTACGAGGCCGTAGGGGACCTCAGGCATGCCATTCCCCTCTTCGAGACCACCCTTGCCCAGCATGAGCAGGCCCTGGGCGACACTCATCGCCAGACGCTCTACAGTCGCAACAACCTCGCCCATGCCTACGAGTCCGCCGGGGATCTGGCGCGAGCGACCGCCTTGTACGAAACCAATCTGGTCGATCGCGAACGGATCCTGGGGGACATGCACCCCGAGACTCTGCAAGGCCGAAACCACCTCGCCCGCGCATATCAGAAGGCGGGCGACCTGGCGCGCGCCATCCTTATTTTTGAGGCCACTCTTGCCCAACGTGAGCAGGTCCTTGGCGAAACCCACCCCGATACTCTGATTAGCCGCAACAACCTTGCCTTCGCCTATCAAGAGGTCGGAGATTTCACGCGTGCCATTCCCATGCTCAAGGCCACCCTTGCCGAGCGTGAACAGATTCTTGGTGAAAACCACCCCGAAACGCTGAACAGCCGCAACAACCTCGCCTTCGCGTATCAAGGGGCCGGAAACATCGAGCTTTCCATCCCCTTGTATGAGGCCACCTTCACCCAGCGCGAGCAGGTTCTCGGAGAAACTCATCCTGACACCCTGACCAGCCGCAACAACCTCGCTAGCGCTTACTCGGTGGGCGACCCCCTACGCGCTGCCTCGTTGCTCGAGATGACCGTTAACCAGAGTAGGCAGATCCTTGGGGACAACCACCCGTCCACACTGACCAGCCAGCACAACCTCGCCCACGCATACGACTCAGCAGGAGACTTCGAGCGGGCCATTCCCGTATACGAGGCCACCCTTGCTCAGCGCGAGAAGGCCCTTGGGGAGTCCCACCCCGATACTCTGACCACCCGCCACAACCTCGCCGGCGCGTTGTTCGCTGCGGGAGACCTGAACCGAGCCGTACCCCTGCTTGAGCTGACCCTTACTCAGTGCCAGCAAGTGCTGGGTGACAGTCACCCAAACACCCTGATCCTCCACCACAACTTGACCCAGGCCTACAAGGCGGTCTTCGCGGCTCGCGGCCTATTCGTGGAAATAGAGCCTGTAGCGAGGGAGGAATGA
- a CDS encoding DUF4231 domain-containing protein, whose product MAEVGDAPEPVVQGGEMTPQRYIETRLSQYQEWYDSKATRMKAMHLRMRTVSVVGGALVPVFVNLDLVFARVTATVLSVVVVAAVSLESVYRYREQWKNYRSTEQLLGHERVYFEAKVGPYHHLPKREAFSTLVARVEKAIANENSATLNVMTLGGQVNSDVQQHGIPAARAAESPEPSESSGSSESSKAAEAGESGRK is encoded by the coding sequence ATGGCTGAGGTGGGAGACGCGCCCGAACCCGTGGTGCAGGGCGGCGAGATGACGCCGCAGCGGTACATCGAGACGAGGCTCTCGCAGTACCAGGAGTGGTACGACTCCAAGGCGACCCGGATGAAGGCGATGCATCTGCGGATGCGGACCGTCTCCGTCGTCGGTGGCGCGCTCGTGCCCGTGTTCGTGAACCTGGATCTGGTCTTCGCGCGGGTCACCGCCACCGTGTTGAGCGTCGTGGTCGTCGCCGCCGTCTCGCTGGAGAGCGTGTACCGGTACCGCGAGCAGTGGAAGAACTACCGGTCCACCGAGCAACTGCTCGGGCACGAGCGGGTCTACTTCGAGGCCAAGGTCGGGCCGTACCACCACCTGCCCAAGCGGGAGGCGTTCTCGACGCTCGTCGCCCGGGTCGAGAAGGCCATCGCCAACGAGAACTCCGCGACCCTGAACGTCATGACCCTCGGCGGGCAGGTCAACTCCGACGTGCAGCAGCACGGGATCCCGGCCGCCCGAGCGGCCGAGTCCCCGGAGCCCTCGGAGTCCTCAGGGTCCTCGGAGTCCTCCAAGGCCGCCGAGGCGGGGGAGTCGGGCCGGAAGTGA
- a CDS encoding HAD-IA family hydrolase → MPATTPATLTARALLLDMDGTLVNSDAVVERCWRRWAERQGLDGEAVLKVVHGRQGYATMAVLLPDRPMDENYADNRVMLAEETADLDGVVPVPGAPAFMAALAQLPHALVTSADEALAQARMGAAALPMPETRVTAEGVGASKPDPEGFLKGAAELGFDPADCIVFEDSEAGIQAGRAAGMRIVGVGPRAAAFAPDVHIADLTQLRVEAAADGSITLTVLP, encoded by the coding sequence ATGCCTGCCACCACCCCGGCAACGCTCACCGCCCGCGCCCTCCTCCTCGACATGGACGGCACCCTCGTCAACTCGGACGCCGTCGTCGAGCGCTGCTGGCGACGCTGGGCGGAACGGCAGGGCCTCGACGGGGAAGCCGTGCTCAAGGTGGTCCACGGCCGCCAGGGGTACGCGACGATGGCCGTCCTCCTCCCGGACCGCCCGATGGACGAGAACTACGCCGACAACCGGGTCATGCTCGCCGAGGAGACCGCGGACCTCGACGGTGTCGTGCCCGTCCCCGGCGCCCCCGCCTTCATGGCCGCGCTCGCGCAGCTGCCGCACGCCCTGGTGACCTCGGCGGACGAGGCCCTCGCGCAGGCCCGGATGGGGGCCGCGGCGCTCCCGATGCCGGAGACCCGGGTCACGGCCGAGGGCGTCGGGGCCAGCAAGCCGGACCCCGAGGGCTTCCTGAAGGGCGCGGCCGAGCTGGGCTTCGACCCGGCGGACTGCATCGTCTTCGAGGACTCCGAGGCCGGCATCCAGGCGGGCCGCGCGGCCGGCATGCGGATCGTGGGCGTGGGCCCGCGCGCGGCGGCCTTCGCGCCGGACGTACACATCGCCGACCTCACCCAGCTGCGGGTCGAGGCCGCGGCCGACGGTTCGATCACGCTGACCGTCCTTCCGTAG
- a CDS encoding GntR family transcriptional regulator codes for MASRRHVIADDLRAQISTGRIKAGERLPSETQLAARYTVSTPTLRSALALLQAEGLVEKVHGKGNFVRRPVQRITYRGGSPTPPTPALQSSIRVTRIRARGHLCTLLRVPVGTPLTEFHCLSHDGTSPYGLARVYIPRDLAPAVTPDESPWPAKEATPLAEIEETLCARLPTALEAATLRISPTLAVLAITRVATDTAGRVVEAAVLAIPGDRAEAIFTTHHTADDRRTEG; via the coding sequence GTGGCTTCTCGCCGTCACGTCATCGCCGATGACCTCAGGGCCCAGATCTCGACCGGCCGCATCAAGGCCGGCGAGCGGCTCCCCTCCGAAACCCAACTCGCCGCCCGCTACACGGTCAGCACACCGACCCTGCGGAGCGCCCTCGCACTCCTCCAGGCCGAAGGGCTCGTCGAAAAGGTCCACGGCAAGGGCAACTTCGTCCGTCGCCCTGTTCAGAGGATCACGTACCGCGGCGGCAGCCCGACACCGCCGACTCCCGCCCTGCAGAGCAGCATCCGCGTCACCAGGATCCGGGCGCGCGGCCACCTGTGCACCTTGCTGCGAGTACCGGTCGGGACTCCCCTCACCGAATTCCATTGCCTGAGCCACGACGGCACCTCGCCCTACGGCCTGGCCCGCGTCTACATCCCGCGCGATCTGGCGCCGGCCGTCACACCCGACGAGTCGCCCTGGCCCGCAAAAGAGGCGACGCCACTGGCCGAGATTGAGGAAACGCTCTGCGCTCGCCTCCCAACCGCATTGGAGGCGGCAACTCTCCGCATCAGCCCGACTCTCGCCGTCCTGGCCATCACCCGCGTAGCGACCGACACCGCCGGCCGCGTCGTGGAGGCAGCAGTGCTGGCCATCCCCGGCGACCGTGCGGAAGCCATCTTCACCACCCACCACACGGCCGACGACAGGAGAACCGAAGGATGA
- a CDS encoding lamin tail domain-containing protein: protein MLRARTFAAVTAAAASGILLLPTQAQAAGSVHLYKIYYDSPGTDRRSNTSLNAEYVQIRNTTGAAVNLRGWTLTDTANHKYTFGNFTLGKGKIVTVRTGRGTNSAANVYQNRGAYVWNNDRDTATLKKSNGTRVDTCSYNSTRVDYKWC from the coding sequence ATGCTTCGCGCACGCACGTTCGCGGCCGTGACCGCGGCCGCCGCCTCCGGCATCCTGCTGCTGCCCACGCAGGCACAGGCCGCCGGATCCGTCCACCTGTACAAGATCTACTACGACAGCCCGGGCACGGACCGTCGCTCGAACACGAGCCTCAACGCCGAGTACGTGCAGATACGCAACACGACCGGCGCGGCGGTCAACCTGCGCGGCTGGACGCTGACGGACACGGCGAACCACAAGTACACGTTCGGCAACTTCACCCTCGGCAAGGGCAAGATCGTGACGGTCCGCACGGGCCGCGGCACGAACTCGGCGGCGAACGTCTACCAGAACCGCGGCGCGTACGTCTGGAACAACGACCGCGACACCGCGACGCTGAAGAAGTCGAACGGCACGCGGGTCGACACGTGCTCGTACAACTCGACGCGGGTCGACTACAAGTGGTGCTGA
- a CDS encoding GntR family transcriptional regulator, with protein MLEQQPPYLRIADELRRRIAEHEWEPGDRLPSRAQIGQECGVGENVVRRAQELLISQGVLEGRAGSGTYVAEPRQRVRVVRSSAREQGGGSPFRADMRALGKQGDWESRTEAKVPALAEIATRLGIAEGDLCVRTVYEFLANGRPVQLSTSWEPYDLTAGTLIVLPEGGPHAGAGVVIRMAAIGITVSHSVEQPEPRLATAEEASLLGIQKAALVTHIRRTYYSSEGRPVETADIIIPAALCEIVYEVPISRR; from the coding sequence ATGCTTGAGCAGCAGCCGCCGTATCTCCGCATCGCTGACGAACTCCGGCGGAGGATCGCGGAGCACGAGTGGGAGCCCGGAGACCGTCTCCCTTCGCGTGCCCAGATCGGCCAGGAGTGCGGTGTCGGCGAGAACGTCGTCCGTCGAGCGCAGGAGCTGCTGATCTCGCAAGGAGTCCTGGAGGGGCGGGCGGGATCCGGTACGTACGTCGCGGAGCCGCGTCAGCGTGTGCGCGTTGTTCGTTCGTCAGCGCGCGAGCAGGGTGGCGGTTCGCCGTTCCGGGCCGACATGAGGGCCTTGGGTAAGCAGGGGGACTGGGAGAGCCGGACCGAGGCCAAGGTTCCGGCGCTGGCGGAGATCGCGACGCGGCTCGGTATCGCCGAGGGTGACTTGTGCGTCCGCACGGTGTACGAGTTCCTCGCCAATGGCAGGCCCGTACAGCTCTCGACGAGCTGGGAGCCGTACGACCTTACTGCTGGCACCCTAATCGTGCTCCCCGAGGGCGGTCCGCACGCCGGGGCGGGCGTCGTCATCCGAATGGCCGCGATCGGCATCACCGTCAGCCACTCCGTCGAGCAGCCGGAGCCGCGGCTGGCGACTGCCGAAGAGGCGTCACTGCTCGGGATCCAGAAGGCCGCCCTCGTCACCCACATCCGGCGGACGTACTACAGCAGCGAGGGTCGCCCCGTGGAGACTGCGGACATCATCATCCCCGCCGCTCTCTGCGAGATCGTCTACGAGGTACCCATCAGTCGACGCTGA
- a CDS encoding HNH endonuclease family protein: MPVGNVYARRLAVLATSAALTVTGLLATAPAAQAAMPTPVSAATARTYLAALTVKAEGSSSGYSRDLFPHWITQSGACNTRETVLKRDGVNVVTDSSCASISGSWYSQYDGATWTVASDLDIDHMVPLAEAWRSGANAWTTSQRQSFANDLTRPQLIAVTDNVNQSKGDQDPAEWLPSRTAYRCTYARAWVHVKYHWNLSVDSAEKSALQSVLNGC, encoded by the coding sequence ATGCCCGTCGGCAACGTCTACGCGCGTCGACTCGCTGTACTCGCCACCTCCGCCGCCCTCACCGTCACCGGTCTCCTCGCCACGGCCCCGGCCGCCCAGGCCGCCATGCCCACCCCGGTCAGCGCCGCCACCGCCCGCACCTACCTGGCCGCCCTCACCGTGAAGGCGGAAGGTTCCTCCTCGGGCTACAGCCGGGACCTCTTCCCGCACTGGATCACCCAGTCCGGTGCCTGCAACACGCGCGAGACCGTCCTCAAGCGCGACGGCGTGAACGTCGTGACGGACTCCAGCTGTGCCTCGATCAGCGGCAGTTGGTACTCGCAGTACGACGGCGCCACCTGGACCGTGGCCTCCGACCTCGACATCGACCACATGGTCCCGCTCGCCGAGGCCTGGCGCTCGGGCGCCAACGCGTGGACCACCTCGCAGCGCCAGTCGTTCGCGAACGACCTCACCCGGCCGCAGCTGATAGCCGTGACGGACAACGTCAACCAGTCGAAGGGCGACCAGGACCCGGCGGAGTGGCTGCCCTCGCGGACCGCCTACCGCTGCACGTACGCCCGCGCGTGGGTGCACGTGAAGTACCACTGGAACCTCAGCGTCGACTCCGCCGAGAAGAGCGCCCTCCAGTCCGTCCTCAACGGCTGCTGA
- a CDS encoding MBL fold metallo-hydrolase — translation MFDASLRITVLGSATPFARPGNACSGYLVEGGGVRVWVDAGSGTLAELQRYVALGDVDAVWISHLHADHSADLLTYYYALLYSGRELPLPVPLFGPAGIADRLAGFLTNGSERSPVGRAFAVEELHDGHVARIGGLTLTSRAVEHGLPAFALRVEDERGRSLVYSGDCEPCPSLVELARDCDLFVCEADGGAPGHHSAAQAGRSAAEAGAGRLVVTHVGAAVTAAEAVALAAAAYEGEVVHADPGLRCDVTRRSRTPGRTTTSPASSR, via the coding sequence ATGTTCGACGCGTCCTTGCGGATCACCGTGCTCGGGTCCGCCACCCCCTTCGCCCGGCCGGGCAACGCCTGTTCCGGCTATCTCGTCGAGGGCGGTGGTGTCCGGGTCTGGGTGGACGCCGGGAGCGGCACCCTCGCCGAGCTCCAGCGGTACGTCGCTCTCGGCGACGTCGACGCCGTCTGGATCTCCCATCTCCACGCCGACCACTCCGCCGACCTGCTCACCTACTACTACGCCTTGCTCTACTCGGGACGTGAGCTCCCGTTGCCCGTACCGCTGTTCGGACCCGCCGGCATCGCGGATCGGCTCGCCGGGTTCCTCACCAACGGGAGCGAGCGCAGTCCCGTCGGAAGGGCTTTCGCCGTCGAGGAGTTGCACGACGGGCATGTCGCTCGGATCGGTGGGCTGACCCTGACGTCCCGGGCCGTCGAGCACGGGCTCCCCGCCTTCGCGCTGCGCGTGGAGGACGAGCGCGGACGCTCGCTCGTCTACTCCGGCGACTGCGAGCCCTGCCCCTCCCTCGTCGAACTCGCCCGCGACTGCGACCTGTTCGTGTGCGAGGCGGACGGAGGCGCACCCGGGCACCACTCGGCCGCGCAGGCCGGCCGGAGCGCCGCCGAGGCCGGTGCAGGGCGGCTCGTCGTGACCCATGTGGGGGCGGCGGTGACGGCCGCGGAGGCCGTCGCGCTGGCCGCCGCCGCGTACGAAGGGGAGGTCGTCCACGCCGACCCGGGACTGCGGTGCGACGTCACGCGTCGAAGTCGTACTCCAGGACGTACGACGACGAGTCCAGCGTCATCTCGTTGA
- a CDS encoding DUF2277 domain-containing protein, with protein MCRSIKTLRPPALPEEATEADIRAAALQYVRKVSGFHHPAAHNREVFERAVDEIADATARLLDGLEVRGAHPAVRRQAREPQADAV; from the coding sequence ATGTGCCGCAGCATCAAGACGCTCCGACCGCCCGCGCTGCCCGAGGAGGCGACCGAGGCCGACATCCGGGCCGCCGCCCTGCAGTACGTCCGCAAGGTCTCCGGCTTCCACCACCCCGCCGCCCACAACCGTGAGGTCTTCGAGCGGGCCGTGGACGAGATCGCCGACGCGACCGCGAGACTTCTCGACGGCCTGGAGGTGCGCGGGGCGCATCCCGCCGTCAGGAGGCAGGCGCGGGAGCCTCAGGCGGACGCCGTATGA